Sequence from the Thermus thermophilus HB8 genome:
CGGGGGAGATCATTCCTTTTCCGACTCCTAGTTATGGGCCCGTCACGCTGCTACCTTTCTACACGAGCGACCGCCCAGAGAAGTACGACCTGACCTTCTACTGCAACGCCGGGGAGGGCCGCCACCTGACCACCCCCGGCCCCCGCTGGCCGCCACGGGACTACTTCGTCGACAATCAGAAGACCCCCGTCCTCGTGGTGGTGGAGGACGGCGGCCAGCCCGGGTACCTGCGCTGGTACTGGGCGTACCGATGAATAAAGGCCTTTAGCTCCGAGGCGGTGGTTCTGACAGGGTGCCCAGCTCCGCTCTCCCTACGGCGGAGGTGGTGGAGGCCAGGCCCCTGGAGGGCCTCAAGCTCTGGCTTCGCTTCTCGGACGGGAAGGAGGGGGTGGTGGACCTCTCGGCCCTGGAGCTTCCCGTTCGGGCCCTGGACGGGGCTCCCCCTAAATGGGCGGTTGACTACCCCAGGCCCGCGCTTGATGCCCAGGGACATGTATGAAGGCAAGGGATTGAAGGTGCTGGTCATCGTGGAAGACCCCAACGAGGCGGGCTACCTGAAGTGGTACTGGAGCTTCCTCCCGTGAACCCAAGCGATCAGGCGCACCGAGCGCCCTTTAGGTCCTAAGGCCCTGCCCTGGCGGGGCTACTCCCTTTCGCTCCGGCCCCAGGGACCTTAGGGCGGGCCAGGGGCCCCTTCCCTTGGGCGGGCCGGACCCCGGCCGACGGCGTGCCCGGCCCGCCCTCGAGGGGGGCTCCTTCGTGAAGGCGAACTTTCGCGCAAAAACTAGGCCAAACTGCCCCCCTAGACCGCATAGGCTTGCCGGGGATCCCGGGATGACCTGCGGGTTTTATGCAACCTAACCCCCGGGGATCTCGGGGATAGGGGCAGGCATGGACTTGCAAACCCCCTCCCGGCCCCTAGGGGCAAAACGAAGATCCCCCGGGGGTAACCCCCGGGGGCCTTTTGCCATGACCGTTCTCCACGCCGCTGGTGCGGTTAGCTCCACTCGCTCACGCAGTCAACTCTCGCTCTCACGCAGTCAACTCTCGTGCATCTCCTCCTTTCACGCGCGCCCGCCCAGCGGTTTCCCCCTGTACGGCCGGAGGAACGCCGTGGCTGGTCCCGTGGGCCGGACCGCGCCCTCCCGTACGGCCGGGAGCACGCCGTGGCTGGCCGTTTGGCCGGCCTCCGCCGCCACGGTTAGGCCCGTGGCCGCCACGCCCGCCTCCCGTCAGGATCCGCCCCCTCCCGGAGGGCTCCCCTGGGGGAGGACAAGCGCCAGTAGTTGTCCACGCTCAAACCCTCGGGTACTACCAACTTCCCCTCGGGCCTCCCAAAACCCGGTTGTCGGGGCGGGAAAACCCCGCCCCCAAGTGGCGCTGAGGTCCTGATCCGGTCCAGGCTTTCGGTACAGAGCGCCTTCACGTCGCCGCGTGGGACACCGCCGGGTGAGGACGACCCCGAACGCTAGCCCCGCGCGTGACCTACTCGCCTGGTCTCCCCCTCCAGCACGGGCACTTATCGCGCCAGCCCCTCGGGATCTTCCCCCTACGAGCCGGCGTTTCGTCACCCTACGGCTTCTCCCGTCATCCGGGCCCCCACCCGTCAGGGAGCTGCCGCCTGGAGGTTCCCCCGTTAGTCTGCCCCTACAACCCGGCCCGCCTGACCAGCGGCCCAGCGCGGTTTCCGAAAACCGGATCCCCCCACCCTACGAGGTTCCAGAGCTCGGTTAGGGGGGCCCGCGCCGGGCGTGGCGTCCATCGGCACCGGTACTTCCCCGTAGGGGGTTTCTCACCCCCATTTCGGACGCGAGCTATGCGCGGCCAGGGGTTTCCGCTTCCGCTTCCCCCCCTGTGCCACCGCCTCCCTCGGCGGCCTGGGGCCTTACGGCCCAGCCGGTCGTGCGGCCGCACGACCGACACCCGGCGTCTCGCCGCCGGCCTCAGCGCTGCGCCAGCGGGGCACCGGCAGGTGGGTTCCGATTTCCCCACCCACCGGCGGCGGGGTAGGCTACGCCCTCTGGGGCTACGCCCTCTCCCCACTTTCGGGGCAGACAGCCGGGCCATTTCAGGCCCG
This genomic interval carries:
- a CDS encoding DUF2442 domain-containing protein, whose translation is MEARPLEGLKLWLRFSDGKEGVVDLSALELPVRALDGAPPKWAVDYPRPALDAQGHV